One Lachancea thermotolerans CBS 6340 chromosome F complete sequence DNA window includes the following coding sequences:
- the FIG4 gene encoding phosphatidylinositol-3,5-bisphosphate 5-phosphatase (similar to uniprot|P42837 Saccharomyces cerevisiae YNL325C FIG4 Protein required for efficient mating member of a family of eukaryotic proteins that contain a domain homologous to Sac1p), translated as MEGDSLKSSRNGIEIPAKQPPPVNASKQRKTKKFILSKYTIYETKDRIYIVGSNKRETMFRILEIDLTVPENELAVLEDNVFFTRSEIMNVLAALEDANDEGLHKRLTVYGLLGFIRFTECYYLVVITKLSQVAVLGGHCIYHIDETELVPISNSYKTPEKSSGEARFLSTFLSLDLSKTFYFSYTYDITNTLQTNLLREKLKAVDRVDLSVPVGIPDYNDMFMWNSNLLKPLFPCIDTVYDWFQAMVHGFIDQVNVSIWGRSVYVTLIARRSHHFAGARYLKRGVNKQGYVANEVETEQIVSDMILTPFHQPANGYFDSDRYTSFVQHRGSIPLYWSQEASNLTAKPPIQINVVDPFFSAAALHFDRLFQRYGGGPIQVLNLIKTKEKTPRETKLLTEFEQCIDYLNKFLADDKKIEYTSWDMSRASKSHGQVVIEFLERYAVNTVESTGIFHNGRNFKSTQIQEGICRTNCIDCLDRTNAAQFVIGKRALGVQLKILGIADDSFLEYDSDIVHILTELFHDHGDTIALQYGGSHLVNTMETYRKINQWSSHSRDMIESIKRFYSNSFIDAQRQDAINLFLGHYVWEEGLPALWEMNTDFYLHNSCENDTEKRSYTKWWNIYNTKSLRGTIKEEIFGKDNDITKEKISKNVRGYPGAFDNYWNEYYAPRLFSSIQDLFAFKMNSTRRYNGNEKRGNVFSPFHSRKQSSLNNKLKNLANREHEEEGGPDTDDKGYTHVDENELYHIYLDDHMKEMENLKREVDGLDILERESLEPPESDFAGKNYTVNSSDDMPSAYLTALSEGSIDDVKRYEELCKITNYLPYESYASSDDLYKIGVDKEQLEIYEALYDKAT; from the coding sequence ATGGAGGGAGACTCTCtgaaaagcagcagaaatgGCATCGAAATACCAGCGAAGCAGCCACCTCCTGTGAACGCATCAAAACAACGgaagacaaagaagttCATTCTGTCAAAGTACACCATCTATGAAACCAAGGATCGCATATACATAGTGGGGAGCAATAAAAGGGAAACTATGTTCCGCATCCTCGAAATAGATCTCACTGTCCCTGAAAACGAACTGGCTGTACTAGAAGACAATGTCTTTTTCACAAGGTCCGAAATCATGAATGTTCTCGCTGCATTGGAAGACGCCAACGACGAGGGGTTACACAAAAGGCTCACTGTTTATGGTTTGCTGGGCTTCATACGGTTTACGGAATGTTACTATCTGGTTGTAATAACCAAGCTGAGTCAGGTTGCAGTTCTGGGTGGACATTGCATATATCATATTGACGAGACAGAACTAGTCCCGATTTCCAACTCCTATAAAACCCCAGAAAAGAGTTCAGGCGAGGCGCGATTTCTTAGCACCTTTCTGAGTTTAGACCTGAGCAAGACCTTTTACTTCAGTTATACTTACGACATCACAAATACATTGCAGACAAATCTTTTAAGGGAAAAGCTAAAGGCAGTCGATCGTGTAGATTTGTCTGTGCCTGTTGGTATCCCAGATTATAACGATATGTTCATGTGGAATAGCaatcttttgaaaccaTTGTTCCCATGCATAGATACAGTTTATGATTGGTTTCAAGCAATGGTTCATGGATTTATTGATCAGGTCAACGTTTCAATTTGGGGAAGAAGTGTCTACGTTACTTTGATAGCAAGACGTTCCCATCATTTTGCTGGAGCACGTTACTTGAAGAGAGGAGTCAACAAGCAAGGTTATGTCGCAAACGAGGTCGAAACAGAACAGATAGTATCTGACATGATACTCACTCCTTTCCATCAGCCAGCAAATGGATATTTTGACAGCGACCGCTATACTTCGTTTGTGCAACATCGTGGCTCCATCCCACTTTACTGgtctcaagaagcttcaaatttaACTGCCAAGCCCCCTATTCAGATTAATGTTGTTGATCCCTTCTTTAGCGCAGCAGCACTACACTTTGACCGCTTATTCCAGAGGTACGGTGGGGGGCCGATCCAGGTACTTAACTTAATCAAAACAAAGGAGAAAACCCCAAGGGAAACCAAATTGCTGACTGAATTTGAACAGTGCATTGACTATCTCAACAAATTCCTAGCAGATGACAAGAAAATTGAGTACACTTCATGGGATATGAGTagggcttcaaaatctcacGGGCAAGTTGTTATagaatttcttgaaaggTATGCCGTTAATACAGTCGAGAGTACAGGTATTTTTCATAACGGACgaaacttcaaaagcactCAAATACAAGAGGGAATTTGTAGAACAAATTGCATTGACTGCTTAGACAGAACAAATGCAGCTCAGTTTGTCATcggaaaaagagctttaGGCGTCCagctaaaaattttgggAATAGCAGACGATTCATTTTTGGAATACGACTCGGATATTGTACACATACTTACGGAACTCTTCCACGATCATGGAGATACAATCGCCCTACAATATGGAGGCTCTCACCTTGTCAATACAATGGAAACTTACAGAAAAATCAATCAGTGGAGTTCTCATTCAAGGGACATGATTGAAAGCATAAAAAGATTTTACAGTAACTCCTTCATAGATGCCCAAAGGCAAGACGCGATCAACCTGTTTCTTGGGCATTACGTTTGGGAGGAAGGTTTGCCAGCTTTGTGGGAGATGAATACAGACTTTTACTTGCATAACTCCTGTGAAAATGACACCGAAAAAAGGAGCTACACTAAATGGTGGAATATTTACAATACGAAGAGCCTGAGAGGCACTATAAAGGAGGAAATATTTGGCAAAGACAACGACATCACGAAAGAAAAGATATCTAAGAATGTTAGGGGCTACCCAGGAGCCTTTGATAATTATTGGAACGAATACTACGCTCCTCGATTATTTTCCTCAATTCAGGATCTTTTtgccttcaaaatgaacTCTACAAGGAGGTACAATGGAAACGAAAAGAGAGGAAATGTCTTTTCCCCATTTCATTCGCGCAAACAGAGCAGTCTGAATAATAAACTGAAAAACCTAGCTAATAGAGAGCATGAAGAGGAAGGGGGGCCCGACACTGATGACAAGGGCTACACCCATGTTGATGAAAACGAACTGTACCATATTTACCTCGACGACCATATGAAGGAAAtggaaaacttgaaacGAGAAGTTGATGGTCTCGATATTCTTGAGAGAGAATCTTTGGAGCCACCAGAAAGCGATTTTGCAGGAAAAAATTACACGGTGAACTCTTCAGACGACATGCCATCAGCCTACCTCACGGCTTTATCTGAGGGCTCGATAGATGATGTTAAACGTTACGAAGAGCTTTGCAAGATTACAAACTACCTACCGTATGAAAGCTATGCGTCCTCAGATGATCTTTATAAAATTGGTGTGGACAAAGAGCAACTTGAAATTTACGAGGCCTTGTATGACAAAGCCACGTAG
- the RRP40 gene encoding exosome non-catalytic core subunit RRP40 (similar to uniprot|Q08285 Saccharomyces cerevisiae YOL142W RRP40 Ribosomal RNA Processing Rrp40p): MNTLIAPGDKLDIADKENVVIGPGVYCDPRTQEIRPVNAGFEVIGSTKKNLSIRVDHNSKRYIPAVGDLVVGLITGSFSDSYRVSLASFSSPVTLSYMAFPNASKKNRPSLKVGDLVYARVCKADKELEAEIECVDSTTGKDAGFGLLDGGMVADVSLAFSRELTFNNEYPLLTLLAKNAQFEIAIGINGKVWIKCDDVKSTLACYRSINDCQSHPSAEHKFIISQHFKAVTNSVQ; the protein is encoded by the coding sequence ATGAATACCCTCATAGCGCCTGGTGACAAACTTGACATAGCTGATAAAGAGAATGTGGTAATAGGGCCAGGAGTGTATTGCGATCCAAGAACCCAAGAAATACGTCCCGTGAACGCTGGGTTCGAAGTTATTGGTagcaccaagaaaaacttgTCCATACGCGTGGACCACAACTCGAAACGATACATTCCCGCAGTCGGCGACCTGGTGGTCGGGCTGATTACTGGTTCGTTTTCAGATAGCTACCGTGTATCTCTGGCCAGTTTTTCATCTCCCGTTACGCTTTCTTATATGGCCTTTCCAAAcgcttccaaaaaaaacaggcCATCTCTCAAGGTCGGAGATTTGGTGTATGCTAGGGTATGCAAGGCAGAcaaggagcttgaggcTGAAATTGAATGCGTAGATTCTACCACAGGCAAAGATGCGGGATTCGGACTCTTGGATGGAGGCATGGTGGCTGATGTCTCGCTTGCGTTCAGCAGAGAGTTAACTTTTAACAATGAATATCCGCTGCTTACGTTACTTGCCAAAAATGCGCAATTTGAAATTGCCATAGGCATCAATGGCAAAGTATGGATAAAGTGTGACGACGTGAAAAGTACTTTAGCATGCTACAGATCTATCAATGATTGTCAAAGCCACCCCTCTGCCGAACACAAATTCATCATATCTCAGCATTTTAAAGCGGTAACAAATTCGGTGCAGTGA
- the PFA3 gene encoding palmitoyltransferase PFA3 (similar to uniprot|P42836 Saccharomyces cerevisiae YNL326C PFA3 Palmitoyltransferase for Vac8p one of three yeast DHHC-cysteine rich domain proteins (Pfa3p Erf2p Akr1p) with palmitoyltransferase activity required for vacuolar integrity under stress conditions) translates to MKAWSIITSAFPKCLTVFLFIYTGSVTVLDVRVLPISLTIAMAGLCMSLSLYTYFKVIRTGAGSPLDFPELRIDNVDAADEGVELPPPFLSKRSVTLKRNGRFRFCRVCAVWKPDRCHHCSACKKCFLKMDHHCPWFASCVGYANQKYFVQFLIYGTVFSILIFLLSGTELLLWFKNQRYNQEMIQLPLLVVWILSVAISISMLAFTSYTVYLITKNQTTIEMYEWSNLKAEANIMDEVRGTNTFEDKNVFDLGSASLNWKYVMGETWLEWLLPIPTFSQVRSRHTLDESGLYFKINQDFQEQIFDSIDLQERLMRRLTPRSSFEQSNVATNNQYRSSPIPS, encoded by the coding sequence ATGAAGGCCTGGTCTATCATTACAAGTGCTTTTCCGAAATGCTTGacagtttttttgttcattTACACCGGGAGCGTTACGGTGTTGGACGTCAGGGTTCTTCCAATATCTTTAACGATAGCCATGGCCGGATTGTGCATGTCGCTGAGCTTGTACACTTATTTCAAGGTTATCAGGACTGGTGCAGGGAGCCCATTGGATTTTCCTGAATTGCGCATCGACAAtgttgatgctgctgatgAGGGTGTGGAGCTCCCGCCACCTTTTCTCTCGAAGCGTTCCGTGACGCTGAAGAGAAATGGCCGGTTCAGATTTTGCCGTGTTTGCGCGGTCTGGAAGCCCGATAGGTGCCATCACTGTTCTGCTTGTAAAAAATGCTTTCTCAAGATGGATCATCATTGCCCGTGGTTTGCTTCATGTGTTGGCTACGCAAACCAAAAGTACTTCGTGCAATTTTTAATTTACGGTACAGTGTTTTCCATCCTCATATTTCTCCTTTCTGGCACAGAGCTGCTATTGTGGTTTAAAAACCAGCGCTATAATCAAGAAATGATACAACTGCCGCTTCTTGTTGTGTGGATTTTATCGGTGGCCATCTCAATATCCATGCTAGCGTTCACGTCGTACACTGTTTATCTGATCACCAAAAACCAGACTACAATCGAGATGTATGAATGgtcaaacttgaaggcCGAAGCAAACATCATGGACGAAGTGCGTGGAACTAACACATTCGAGGATAAAAACGTTTTCGACTTGGGTTCTGCTTCACTTAACTGGAAGTACGTTATGGGTGAAACCTGGTTAGAATGGCTATTGCCAATACCAACCTTTTCACAGGTAAGAAGTCGACATACATTGGATGAAAGTGGCttatatttcaaaatcaatcaaGATTTCCAGGAACAGATCTTTGATAGCATAGACCTCCAAGAAAGGCTGATGCGGCGTTTGACGCCGCGATCgtcttttgaacaaagcaACGTAGCGACAAATAACCAATATCGCTCTTCACCCATTCCATCTTGA
- the EGT2 gene encoding Egt2p (weakly similar to uniprot|P42835 Saccharomyces cerevisiae YNL327W EGT2 Glycosylphosphatidylinositol (GPI)-anchored cell wall endoglucanase required for proper cell separation after cytokinesis expression is activated by Swi5p and tightly regulated in a cell cycle-dependent manner), translating into MVSLRNIFVGASCIVGLASAKYSNTSSSTVPSVPKTTPTAFFSSVHLVDSYTGTNSSNDKDHWFLVKAEVYISADYNSELYMTVPDDFQDVPQDSFDLLQGSNVVGTVEHNSSNVLAIKPKVSEDDRTATFNFLTRLSGSAKDSITSPTTVDYIFNVSSGPSIVETIDFVATNLSASQTNARVENDNSVTYTLDIPLSEYPGSFNLAASFISGNFTFDTSKTRVEAVLDIDDFNQPIKAINLTAFTDNSDESIINLSMGSQLSGGKFIRITYATMPVSGFAIVDTVSILNYPSLSNYKRDVSIVFEDYVPVSSAANIQDYGEQISVVSTSSFSKASPTATAGNSTSARSTSLYSVTLSQSTNTQRGNASLSTSGASFTATNVTLASTSTSVPTNVSKTITSALSIATGSVHINNTSGHALTTTNATTTSIPGSVSIFTSSDSSILANKTAASSAISTHNSSITTTTLITNSTSALSKNSSMPSQDDSVKYTYTVITQTSNGEFLVYTSFYPVATLSPSATARVSSTSESIYVINATLSYTRGYNSTGLSTNAFATNSLSTATKSGEFYEYTSLVPVATLSQDIKSSVIHTGGVSSRLSSGFSTRTKEIPSASTSRFTSTSSVSKKSSRGSLTHTKDASSKSSSRIPTSTKGFSSKASHGSSEKDRVSTEYRTERYLTNSVYTATSNGRVVEYTSWYPVTSVSPEKVTIKDDSAWAYTLSTEGGTLISSTATYTIGGQVSVITTLVPVNTETSKKASSRPGASPTKKSSVESSTTKHYLTTSTSCGSKACKTFTTYVDSAEHTQQYSTQVGVSANIGQSALGPDVTSYNSLLGSSTLPASSTSKGNTAVSFSGTNTKVSTNIVASSNGPVVTTYESLVGGSAGAKSSKTTIKSTKTGAMSTATTEASFSTSGADLSAQAFTSSVRVATSYSQSTGVEALSTGEVFIGQSTLSEKIASTGFQTQTVSGYFSSSVEVSTYDGAAAKIEGRLVGMIIGLSALFL; encoded by the coding sequence ATGGTATCGCTCAGGAATATATTTGTCGGCGCCTCCTGCATCGTAGGACTGGCGTCGGCCAAATATTCGAACACAAGTTCCTCTACGGTACCCAGTGTGCCTAAGACAACCCCAACTGCATTTTTTTCTAGTGTCCACTTGGTGGACTCCTACACTGGGACGAACTCCTCCAACGACAAGGACCACTGGTTTCTTGTGAAAGCAGAGGTGTATATCTCCGCTGACTACAATAGCGAGTTGTACATGACTGTGCCCGATGACTTTCAAGATGTCCCACAAgattcttttgatttgttACAGGGTTCGAATGTTGTGGGAACTGTTGAACACAACTCTTCAAATGTACTTGCAATTAAACCCAAAGTCTCCGAAGATGACCGCACTGCAACGTTTAATTTCTTAACCAGACTGTCAGGCAGTGCTAAGGACTCCATTACGAGTCCCACAACTGTCGACTACATTTTCAATGTTTCTTCTGGCCCCAGCATTGTTGAAACTATTGATTTCGTTGCCACGAATCTATCGGCTTCGCAAACCAACGCTCGTGTGGAGAATGACAACAGTGTGACATACACGCTCGACATACCACTGAGCGAGTATCCAGGATCTTTTAATTTGGCTGCCTCCTTCATAAGTGGTAACTTCACATTTGACACATCGAAAACACGCGTAGAGGCTGTTCTCGACATTGACGATTTTAACCAACCTATAAAAGCAATTAACTTAACTGCATTTACGGACAACTCTGATGAATCTATTATAAATTTGAGTATGGGATCGCAGCTGAGTGGAGGAAAGTTCATTCGCATCACCTACGCCACGATGCCTGTGTCAGGGTTTGCAATAGTCGACACTGTGAGCATTCTAAACTACCCTTCTCTGTCTAACTACAAGAGGGATGTTTCTATAGTGTTCGAAGATTATGTGCCTGTGAGTTCAGCAGCTAATATTCAAGACTATGGAGAGCAAATTTCCGTGGTCAGTACTTCTAGTTTCTCTAAGGCCTCTCCTACTGCTACTGCGGGAAACTCAACTTCTGCGAGATCGACGTCGCTCTATAGTGTAACGTTATCACAATCCACTAACACTCAGCGCGGCAATGCCAGCCTCAGCACAAGTGGCGCTTCTTTTACTGCTACAAATGTCACTTTGGCGAGTACCTCAACTTCGGTGCCCACTAACGTGAGCAAAACCATCACTAGTGCATTAAGCATCGCAACTGGCTCAGTTCATATTAATAACACTAGTGGACATGCGCTCACAACCACCAATGCAACTACTACCAGCATACCGGGAAGCGTTTCCATCTTTACTTCAAGCGATTCTTCCATTCTTGCCAACAAAACTGCCGCTAGCTCTGCAATTTCCACCCACAACTCAAGTATAACAACGACAACCCTCATTACAAATTCAACTTCTGCACTTTCTAAGAATAGTTCAATGCCTTCGCAGGATGACTCAGTGAAATACACATACACGGTAATCACACAGACGAGCAATGGCGAATTTTTGGTATACACGAGTTTCTATCCCGTCGCAACTTTATCCCCAAGTGCCACAGCAAGAGTTTCTTCGACCTCTGAAAGCATATACGTCATCAATGCAACTCTATCCTATACAAGAGGTTATAACTCTACTGGACTCTCAACCAATGCTTTTGCCACGAACTCGCTCTCAACAGCAACCAAAAGTGGTGAGTTTTATGAGTACACTTCTCTTGTTCCGGTAGCTACCTTGAGCCAGGATATTAAGAGCTCTGTGATTCACACAGGAGGTGTTTCGAGCCGGTTGTCGAGTGGATTTTCTACTCGTACGAAGGAGATCCCCAGCGCTTCAACAAGCAGATTTACAAGCACGAGCagtgtttcaaaaaagtccTCAAGGGGCTCTTTAACACACACGAAGGATGCTTCGAGCAAGTCGTCTAGCAGAATTCCTACGAGCACGAAGGGGTTTTCAAGTAAGGCATCTCATGGTTCTTCTGAGAAGGACCGCGTGTCAACTGAATATCGCACTGAAAGGTACCTCACAAACTCAGTTTACACAGCCACGAGCAACGGCAGGGTCGTAGAATACACGAGCTGGTACCCAGTTACATCAGTGTCTCCTGAAAAAGTTACAATAAAGGATGACTCTGCATGGGCCTACACTCTATCGACAGAAGGAGGAACCCTGATATCAAGTACCGCAACATACACAATTGGGGGGCAAGTCAGTGTCATCACTACACTAGTGCCTGTTAATACGgagacttcaaaaaaagctaGCTCGAGGCCGGGCGCTTCACCCACTAAAAAGTCCTCAGTCGAGAGCAGCACCACCAAACACTACCTTACCACAAGCACAAGTTGtggttcaaaagcttgcaaaACTTTCACTACTTATGTGGACAGCGCTGAGCACACACAGCAATACTCCACTCAAGTTGGCGTATCAGCAAATATCGGCCAGTCTGCGCTCGGCCCTGACGTGACGAGTTACAACTCCTTACTAGGCAGCTCCACATTGCCAGCTTCAAGTACTAGCAAAGGCAACACGGCTGTTTCATTTTCTGGCACAAACACCAAAGTTTCGACTAATATAGTCGCTTCTTCTAATGGACCAGTTGTGACAACTTATGAATCTTTGGTCGGTGGCTCCGCAGGGGCAAAATCATCGAAAACTACAATTAAGAGTACCAAGACTGGTGCTATGTCCACAGCGACAACGGAAGCGTCTTTCAGCACCAGTGGTGCTGACCTGTCAGCACAGGCCTTCACATCCAGTGTGAGAGTTGCCACGAGCTACTCTCAGTCCACTGGtgttgaagctctttcgACTGGCGAAGTCTTCATTGGCCAATCAACCCTTTCAGAGAAGATTGCGAGTACTGGTTTCCAGACGCAAACTGTTTCTGGTtacttttcaagctcagtTGAGGTTTCGACCTATGACGGGGCTGCCGCCAAAATAGAAGGACGCCTTGTGGGTATGATTATTGGCCTGTCGGCACTTTTTTTGTAG
- the MDJ2 gene encoding Mdj2p (similar to uniprot|P42834 Saccharomyces cerevisiae YNL328C MDJ2 Protein of the mitochondrial inner membrane function partially overlaps that of Mdj1p which is a chaperone involved in folding of mitochondrially synthesized proteins in the mitochondrial matrix member of the DnaJ family): MVLPIIIGVGVTFAAVTARSGIRAWEVYQKLTPLMIARLNRIRLTEAEINFQRESSVRFRNLSPTLKARLDQYRGGFSARMTEAEALLILGISGSEVASLNEQLLKRKHHKAMVQNHPDRGGSPFLAMKINEARDVLCHSVMLKK; encoded by the coding sequence ATGGTGTTACCAATAATCATAGGAGTGGGAGTGACCTTTGCCGCCGTGACTGCACGATCAGGGATTCGTGCCTGGGAGGTGTACCAAAAGCTCACACCACTGATGATTGCGCGTCTGAATAGGATCAGGTTAACGGAGGCGGAAATCAATTTCCAAAGAGAGAGCTCGGTTCGGTTCAGGAATCTAAGCCCTACGTTAAAAGCCCGACTCGACCAGTATAGGGGCGGTTTTAGCGCAAGAATGACAGAGGCGGAAGCGCTGTTGATCCTTGGGATCTCTGGCTCAGAAGTTGCGTCGTTAAACGAACAGCTTCTGAAGCGAAAGCATCACAAGGCCATGGTACAAAATCACCCCGATCGCGGAGGAAGCCCTTTCTTGGCCATGAAGATCAACGAGGCTCGAGACGTGCTATGCCACAGCGTCATGCTGAAGAAATGA